Proteins from a single region of Alphaproteobacteria bacterium LSUCC0719:
- a CDS encoding HU family DNA-binding protein, producing the protein MNKNDLISSVAESSGLTKADAGRAVDAVFAGIEGALKGGDEVRIVGFGTFSVAHRAATTGRNPRTGEAIQIAASKQPKFKAGAPLKEAVNS; encoded by the coding sequence ATGAACAAAAACGATCTTATTTCATCAGTTGCCGAGTCTTCCGGACTTACCAAGGCTGACGCCGGCCGTGCCGTTGACGCCGTCTTTGCGGGTATCGAAGGCGCCCTGAAGGGGGGAGACGAGGTTCGGATTGTTGGATTTGGTACTTTCTCCGTCGCTCATCGCGCGGCAACTACCGGACGCAACCCACGTACTGGCGAAGCCATTCAAATTGCTGCGTCAAAGCAACCGAAATTCAAGGCAGGCGCGCCTCTCAAGGAAGCCGTCAACAGCTAA